Below is a genomic region from Daphnia pulicaria isolate SC F1-1A chromosome 10, SC_F0-13Bv2, whole genome shotgun sequence.
CcgacgaagacgaagaaaaagccACCACAAGTCTCCGTCTAAAGAAGTGGATATCAGTCTTCTTCAGCCTTTTGGAAGTCTACCGGAGTATGTTCCACCTGCACCCAAGGAACGCCAGCATTTTCATTTCGACGCAGACTCTGGAGAAGATGTTGAGTCTAAAGTGGGCCATGCGAATGCCAGACCTATTAATAGCTTTGATGATCTGAACAAACCAGAATTCAACGGTTACAATACTAACCGCTTGaacattgaaaatttaaaaactaaacaTCCCAAAAACACTGCGAATCCTGCAATCTATCAAAGTTCGACTCCTGCAAGCACCCCTGTCCCTCCTCAATTGGGTGCTTTGCTTTCGCTTCGCTCGGCTGTTTTCTCCAGACATTCGAATGACAAAGCCATACCACCTAGTTACAACAATGTTCCACCTCCACAAGCCCTTACTTCTAGTAAAGCTATTCCTTCCTCTCCTAAAGTACCAGCTCCCTTGCCCGCCAAGCAGGAACCTGCTAAAATCGATCCCATGGTGTTTCCAATAATTAAAGGACTTCCTAGAGTCAACGATCTTATTGCCTTCaaagtaatttaaattttttccatttttccgtacgcgaattcattgaaatttacCTTTTTAAGGTGCTGGAATTATCTGAAAATTATAATCCCGAAGTATCAGACTATATGCAGGGGCGAATAACATACATGTCTCTTGCTTCCGAAATTACGGTTGAGCTGCTGGGTACACACAATTtaatcttctttctttaaagTTATTCAAATGTTATTACACAGTCCAATGAATTTGCAGATCCTAAACCCAAACTCCACAGCAGAGGCAAGTTCGAGATAGTTGAGGAAGACGAGGAAGAATGTGATGGGGAGGAACCCGTGGTGGAGTACGAAACTACGGTGACATACCATTGGTAAAATCAATTGTTAATATTCACGACGCTTAATTACTGATGaaatatttactttttattagGAGTCAGATGATTGAGCCTCGTCTAATTTTCCCTTAACTGAACATGACATAGTCGACATTTTCAAGCAAATTGAGtgaatgcaaatttttttcaaactctcCTTTCGTCAGGTCctgaatgtaaaaaaaaaatggcaaataaaatctaaatttgTACGAAcaagaatctgaaaaaatgcgATTTACCATTTTCACACAAATAACGAACGGTGGTTTAGCCGTGGTGAAATGCACAATGGGTACTTTGGGTTTCGGGCGCAATTCCGAATTttcatagatgtaatttcctTGTTGAATCTTTCTCACATCAACATCGCAGAAGCTCACAACTCTCGTTCGGTATTGCTCTTGCAAGGAACGGTATAATCGACGCCCTTGTTTCCCGGCGTTCCAAACTGTGAAGCCATTAGTCCACTTTTCCAAGTACTGCCGTTCTAGACGCTTCAAACGCAAATCCCAGATAACTTTCCTGTGAAATAGGTGAAATGTTAAATTAAACTATGATTTTGTTTGTATTATAAAACTGACTCATCGATAGAGAAGGTGGTCTGGTCTGGATGGTAGCGGTAAACTAAAAGTACTTCGTCAACTCGGTATATCCGTCCTTTCAAATCTAGATGTCGATAAAAGAAGATTAAATCTTCTGGCGTTCCCTTTCCTTTCTCGTCAAATCCCCCGACCCTGTTTAGCAGGAAAATTATGgcaaaaactatttttattgTAATAAAAATGGTATGATGTACCTGTTGAAAATTTCTCGTGAACAGAACCATGTAGGCATGATAACTGTGGGTCCATGAGAAGTGAGTACTTGATAATTAAGTTGCTCTGGTGTTAGACTGTTGGCCCAATGAGTGTATCTTACGGTGGATTCCGGTGGATCGCGTTCAAATTTACTACCTATTATCTGAAGAGACTCCTTAAATCAAGTTTATTCAAGCAATTCTTTTACTCACAGAATCTGGCTGCTCCAAATTGGCATTATATTGAAGATTCAACCTTTCAGGCTTCATCATGTCATCCTACAAACAATGTATTTGGTTAtttgaaatatataaaatgcAATGGTAATGGTTAATCAATAATTACACTATCTTGGAAGCAAAGAAATTTCCCTGTGCTCTGTTTGATACTCTGATTTTTAGCAAAACCAACTAGAAAGATTACAGAttacaaggttaaaaaaaaaataacagttcAATCTGAAATAAATTGCTTAGTACAAAATTTGAGCCTTACCTCCTTTAGGTGCTGGTTCTTTGTGGCCGCCAACCAAAACTTTGAAACCTTCAGCTTCTAGTACTGGCTGCCACTTTTCTATTACATCTAAGCTGTCATCTGTTGATCCATCATCAAAAACACTGAGTTCAACTTTCAGTTTGTTTTTGACTTGACATGCTATTGAACGGAAACAATCTGGAAGCCAGCTGCTTGCGTTGTAAACTGGTAAAATAATTGCCTGTTAACATGGGGAATGAATATGATATCATTTAAATGAACTAGGATTCatcatacaaaaaaaacaattctacTTACAATATCATATTGATCATTAGTTGGCTCCATCAGACTTCTGAATTCGACTCTTAAGGTTCGTACGGCATGTAAACAATGTCGCCACTCCGCGCAATGCTGAAGTATGCGCGGAATTGTCTTGACAACAAGCTGCAACAAGTGTTTTTTTAGAAGGAGGAGAGCAACAAGCAAAATGTAGTCCTTGATTTAGTCCTGCGATTCACAACCCGTGTATCCAGGGTGGAGTAGGACCCATTATCTATCTCAAACAGGTCAAGTCAAACCGATTAGAAGgttattccattccattgaGAAATTGCCGTTAGGTAGATTCGAACTCTTAACCTTTTTATTGCTAGCCGAACACGCTAACCATTATGCTACGACATTGCTGTAATAATCTAACTTACAATCAAAGACATAGAAATTGATAATAGCAAATAAACAATGTCGTTTGCAATGTTGCAATTGTTGGTAAATCAAAAATTAGGACGCGTAAATTACTCAACATAAAAATTCTGACATCTGAGAGTGGGATTGATGTTTATAGCTTAATAAACAATCGAAAAATCTGACATTTTACTGAAATAATACCGTTTGATAATCTCTTCTCTTACTTTGAAATGGTCTCGTGATCCCGATACACGCGTTCAGGAACTAACCTacttttctttgtaaaaaGTAGATGTTTCTTTCCGCAATTCTTccatctaaaaataaatttccagaACAAAGTAACTCCGATTGCACTTCCAAAATCTATCATATGGGTTTCGAAGCGTACATATTGTACAGCAGCAAATCTGACGGAGGCCTTCTGTTATCAATACAATAGATGTACTAATCCGGTCATGCGGTACGCGTCCTCTACTTTTGGCACAAACTATTGTTAACGACCAAACAGCACAAAGGCTTTTGTAAATTAAGATACAAGCAGTCGGAACTGTATAACGGCAGCAATAACATTTAGGGACAATTGGATAATTGACGAAGGAGGAGCTTGCTTGACTATTATATAAAATGAACACTTTGGATGCATCAAGAGCTCAGTCACTCCGCAGCACTCCAAGTCGGTCTTAGTGTAGACTTTATCTCTCACGTGAATAACATAATGATGAGACGTAAGACATGGAATTAAATTCACTGATATTCCTGTTGATGTTAGTCTACTGCTCTCAGACTGTTTCCAGCATAGAAATAATCACAGAGTCGAGTCGTCTTTGGCCAAATCCTTTTGACAGGCTTTTTAATGCCACCAAGTTTATTCGCAAACCCGAATCGCAGGAGAAACCGGATTTGGAATTTTACCATCCCGACGATCTGAAACTGTTGCATACGGTCAAGAGTCAAAAGATAATTCCTCCGAAACAGCTCACCAATGATCAGCAGCAGCCTTATCCAATCGCAAAACTCGTCGAGGAACTGTTCCCCGGCTTCAAGTTCACCACTTCGCGACCACGGAAATCCACTCATCCGCCAGCACCTACAAGCAAGGAAAAAGTCAACCGACCTGTTAGAAAATCAGGCAAGTCCatcatctttttcatttttcatttagaattaatttttacattggatttaaaaagaaggaagcgcacctaagaaaaaaagaaagcattCAAAACCTTTCTGGGGTCCTCCTATTACAACTACGTCACCTCGACCAAGGTTTTACACGAGACCAACTACGAGACAGAATCCTTTGAAAAACAGCCAAGAGGACAACATTGAAGACTCTGAAGAGCACAGGCCATTGGGTAATAAggagaaattaattttgatcaACGATTCACGCTACAAATTGAAGGTGCAACTATAATTTTATGCGACATTTCAGATGAGGACTTCTTGGCCGTAGCCAATCCGCCCACTACGAAAAATTCAGGTAAGTTCTCTGTGCACAGTTATGAGTGCGGTGTAATATTATTTGTCCGCTCAAACGAGACTGAATATAATATTgagaaataattcaacagaAGCTCCGGTGATAAAAATAAAGCCTTCTCATCCTTTCTGGGGCCCTCCATTTGCAACGTCAACTACCTGGCCGCCGTACAACACGAGAACAGCGTCATCTGCGATTCCTCGCGAAACGGAAGACGATTTTCCCTTCCATCTTTCCAACGTTgccatcaacaacaacgaTATTTCTGAGCACAGCACCCCATTTAGTAATTTACCGCCCTTTAGCCATTTGGTTTTGACGCCTTTATTTCAATATGCATGGGcgtattttctgttttgtttcagGCCCAAACGTTGCGGAACTGAAACAATCTTACGACCAAGCGAACAGTAATGAGCGTACACTACCGGAACACTTCCGAGAGCCGGTCCATTTGAAGCCCGGCCCACCGTATCACGAAACAACGAgtaagcaacaacaacaacaacaggagcaTCATGATCCGTTGGACCAAAACATCTGGCATCCGCTCACGCAAACAGTTACGGAGCCGACGTTTATCCCGATACCCCCCAAATCGGACTTGCCGCAACAGCAGCTGCTGGAACCGGGAGTCGCAGACAATCACGAGCAACACTTTCCTATCTATTCCGGCATCACCCCCATTCTGGATGTGAGCCAGCTTCAATCAAAGGAAACCGACTGTAAGTTCAGCATATCCTTccgttcaaatttcaaatttttgttaaatgttCGATTGCCTGAATCAAGCTGCAGCTTTGGCTTCGTACCCGAAGAAGACCTATCCGCATCCCGCCAAACCGGAAACTCACGTTATTTATCACCAACCACCTGCGACGCACAACAATTACTATCACCCGCCGACTGGGCTGACTCACGTGGATTTCAGTCCGATATTCTTGGCCATCGTCCCGATCGCCTTGTTCTTGGGTGCAGCGGCAGCTTTCGCATTGGCATCCGCAGTGACTTCCAGCACGGCAGTGGCGACAgctcaacagcagcaacaacaacaagaagagagcaacagcaacaacaataatgataacaacagcaacaacaacaacatgaacACCATTCTATCTCTGCTGGCAGCATTCAACGAAGTCAAGAAACATCACGATGACAGTCACAAGATTGTCATCGTCACCGATGAGCCGGATCTTACTAAGGTGGCCGCCACTGATGTCCCTGCTGTAACGATCGACCCGCCGCCGTCGCCGTCACCGTCGCCGTCGCTTCCGCCTTCGCTTCCACCTTCGCCTTCGCCGCCGCCTTCGCCGCCGCCTTCGCCCTCGCCCTCGCTATCCTTATCAGGGCCGTTCTTCGTCAAAGTAAATTTATCAACGACGCCAACTCCGCCAGGAGAGTACGACCACAAAAAGATGATGTATTATCACCATATGAATGGAGTTACGTGAGGGCAAATATTTCGCCGGCGACTGAACAATCAACGGAATTTTCTATGAAACATGCG
It encodes:
- the LOC124314765 gene encoding UDP-GlcNAc:betaGal beta-1,3-N-acetylglucosaminyltransferase-like protein 1; its protein translation is MEPTNDQYDIAIILPVYNASSWLPDCFRSIACQVKNKLKVELSVFDDGSTDDSLDVIEKWQPVLEAEGFKVLVGGHKEPAPKGVGFAKNQSIKQSTGKFLCFQDSDDMMKPERLNLQYNANLEQPDSIIGSKFERDPPESTVRYTHWANSLTPEQLNYQVLTSHGPTVIMPTWFCSREIFNRVGGFDEKGKGTPEDLIFFYRHLDLKGRIYRVDEVLLVYRYHPDQTTFSIDEKVIWDLRLKRLERQYLEKWTNGFTVWNAGKQGRRLYRSLQEQYRTRVVSFCDVDVRKIQQGNYIYENSELRPKPKVPIVHFTTAKPPFVICVKMDLTKGEFEKNLHSLNLLENVDYVMFS
- the LOC124314713 gene encoding coilin-like gives rise to the protein MASLRVRLEFPDNEKFWLFIDLSVINTIQDVIDYIDNKYSVSCHKLWLDDAQLYCRETARILQDRDLLRVSMREPKKRKVNSLDSQQNIEPAVEEAANSSPPSKPKKKKKSKEDKVLECENLDNLLLTEPLTEAPVVNKKQKKVKPQDTYEPTPEEATVLEQQSVVKQAVKVISPELETEPKVHEATTELDLTSKEPSEEEGAKRKRRRRRRKSHHKSPSKEVDISLLQPFGSLPEYVPPAPKERQHFHFDADSGEDVESKVGHANARPINSFDDLNKPEFNGYNTNRLNIENLKTKHPKNTANPAIYQSSTPASTPVPPQLGALLSLRSAVFSRHSNDKAIPPSYNNVPPPQALTSSKAIPSSPKVPAPLPAKQEPAKIDPMVFPIIKGLPRVNDLIAFKVLELSENYNPEVSDYMQGRITYMSLASEITVELLDPKPKLHSRGKFEIVEEDEEECDGEEPVVEYETTVTYHWSQMIEPRLIFP
- the LOC124314674 gene encoding pollen-specific leucine-rich repeat extensin-like protein 1 isoform X2, which produces MELNSLIFLLMLVYCSQTVSSIEIITESSRLWPNPFDRLFNATKFIRKPESQEKPDLEFYHPDDLKLLHTVKSQKIIPPKQLTNDQQQPYPIAKLVEELFPGFKFTTSRPRKSTHPPAPTSKEKVNRPVRKSGSAPKKKRKHSKPFWGPPITTTSPRPRFYTRPTTRQNPLKNSQEDNIEDSEEHRPLDEDFLAVANPPTTKNSEAPVIKIKPSHPFWGPPFATSTTWPPYNTRTASSAIPRETEDDFPFHLSNVAINNNDISEHSTPFSPNVAELKQSYDQANSNERTLPEHFREPVHLKPGPPYHETTSKQQQQQQEHHDPLDQNIWHPLTQTVTEPTFIPIPPKSDLPQQQLLEPGVADNHEQHFPIYSGITPILDVSQLQSKETDSLASYPKKTYPHPAKPETHVIYHQPPATHNNYYHPPTGLTHVDFSPIFLAIVPIALFLGAAAAFALASAVTSSTAVATAQQQQQQQEESNSNNNNDNNSNNNNMNTILSLLAAFNEVKKHHDDSHKIVIVTDEPDLTKVAATDVPAVTIDPPPSPSPSPSLPPSLPPSPSPPPSPPPSPSPSLSLSGPFFVKVNLSTTPTPPGEYDHKKMMYYHHMNGVT
- the LOC124314674 gene encoding pollen-specific leucine-rich repeat extensin-like protein 1 isoform X1; the encoded protein is MELNSLIFLLMLVYCSQTVSSIEIITESSRLWPNPFDRLFNATKFIRKPESQEKPDLEFYHPDDLKLLHTVKSQKIIPPKQLTNDQQQPYPIAKLVEELFPGFKFTTSRPRKSTHPPAPTSKEKVNRPVRKSGSAPKKKRKHSKPFWGPPITTTSPRPRFYTRPTTRQNPLKNSQEDNIEDSEEHRPLDEDFLAVANPPTTKNSEAPVIKIKPSHPFWGPPFATSTTWPPYNTRTASSAIPRETEDDFPFHLSNVAINNNDISEHSTPFSPNVAELKQSYDQANSNERTLPEHFREPVHLKPGPPYHETTSKQQQQQQEHHDPLDQNIWHPLTQTVTEPTFIPIPPKSDLPQQQLLEPGVADNHEQHFPIYSGITPILDVSQLQSKETDSAALASYPKKTYPHPAKPETHVIYHQPPATHNNYYHPPTGLTHVDFSPIFLAIVPIALFLGAAAAFALASAVTSSTAVATAQQQQQQQEESNSNNNNDNNSNNNNMNTILSLLAAFNEVKKHHDDSHKIVIVTDEPDLTKVAATDVPAVTIDPPPSPSPSPSLPPSLPPSPSPPPSPPPSPSPSLSLSGPFFVKVNLSTTPTPPGEYDHKKMMYYHHMNGVT
- the LOC124314674 gene encoding probable basic-leucine zipper transcription factor R isoform X3, producing MELNSLIFLLMLVYCSQTVSSIEIITESSRLWPNPFDRLFNATKFIRKPESQEKPDLEFYHPDDLKLLHTVKSQKIIPPKQLTNDQQQPYPIAKLVEELFPGFKFTTSRPRKSTHPPAPTSKEKVNRPVRKSGSAPKKKRKHSKPFWGPPITTTSPRPRFYTRPTTRQNPLKNSQEDNIEDSEEHRPLDEDFLAVANPPTTKNSASSAIPRETEDDFPFHLSNVAINNNDISEHSTPFSPNVAELKQSYDQANSNERTLPEHFREPVHLKPGPPYHETTSKQQQQQQEHHDPLDQNIWHPLTQTVTEPTFIPIPPKSDLPQQQLLEPGVADNHEQHFPIYSGITPILDVSQLQSKETDSAALASYPKKTYPHPAKPETHVIYHQPPATHNNYYHPPTGLTHVDFSPIFLAIVPIALFLGAAAAFALASAVTSSTAVATAQQQQQQQEESNSNNNNDNNSNNNNMNTILSLLAAFNEVKKHHDDSHKIVIVTDEPDLTKVAATDVPAVTIDPPPSPSPSPSLPPSLPPSPSPPPSPPPSPSPSLSLSGPFFVKVNLSTTPTPPGEYDHKKMMYYHHMNGVT